In Sphingobacterium zeae, one genomic interval encodes:
- a CDS encoding sensor histidine kinase, which produces MRCWLNLIFLLICTYSFGEVIIEHPTQRLLVGYGLERYEGNGRPDFSDTSDSSFRPLGSKVPNLGTSSSDIWLRLPMINKGKDKLELLLEIAYPLLDEIELFIPSSDGSYKSIKLGEHRPFSARKYKVPNYAFDIQLTGNKKTIFFIRVKSTEQIILPIYLSNERSFLKEMNDDSLLSGIYIGIVCIMAIYNLFLFFSVRERGYLYYVLYVLCAGITQMGIKGYSFQYLWPNWTYFATKGPIIFGCLSGLCALLFADSFLQLSKNAPRSRRVITFFIVLFVIGAILTLLNLTQLAFTVMQLTTGAGSLFVLYLSYRVMINGYKPAKYFVYGWTVLLLGSVVFLLKDYGILQYNDFTSNAVQIASVVEMALLSFGLAYSINILKEEKEASQVRELAISLENERLIREQNIVLEQKVDERTRELTQSNESLQTTLTHLKETQSQLVEAEKMASLGQLTAGVAHEINNPINFVTSNVAPLKRDIKMIWETLEEVERIAFKEGISDTEKQIQIKKFKDDLDIDYLKTEVDFLLKGMHDGAHRTAEIVKSLRIFSRVDEDTLKFADLNEGLESTMVILNSLLNNTIEVDKIYGNMPKVECHAGKLNQVFLNIVTNAIYAVNKKFNHEVGGKISLETGVYSDDSSVFIKIVDNGIGIPKEIHERIFEPFFTTKDVGEGTGLGMSIAYNTIAKHHGRIVVDSEVGQGTSFTLIIPIQQND; this is translated from the coding sequence ATGAGATGCTGGCTTAACCTAATTTTCCTATTGATCTGCACATATAGCTTTGGTGAGGTTATTATAGAACACCCAACGCAGCGTTTATTGGTCGGATATGGCCTAGAGCGCTACGAAGGCAATGGACGGCCTGACTTTTCAGATACTTCGGATTCATCCTTCCGACCTTTGGGAAGCAAAGTCCCCAATTTAGGTACGTCATCGTCTGATATCTGGCTCCGGTTGCCGATGATAAATAAGGGCAAAGATAAACTTGAGCTCCTCCTCGAGATCGCCTATCCTCTTCTTGACGAGATCGAATTATTTATTCCATCATCAGATGGGAGTTATAAATCGATCAAGTTGGGAGAACATCGCCCTTTTTCGGCTAGAAAGTATAAGGTACCCAATTACGCATTTGACATTCAATTAACAGGGAATAAGAAAACCATATTTTTTATTCGAGTTAAGAGTACCGAACAGATTATTCTACCAATCTATTTAAGTAACGAACGAAGTTTCTTAAAAGAAATGAATGATGATAGCTTATTAAGCGGTATTTATATCGGAATTGTCTGCATTATGGCAATATATAATTTATTTTTATTTTTCTCTGTTCGGGAGAGGGGATATCTATACTATGTACTATATGTTCTTTGTGCAGGAATAACACAAATGGGAATTAAAGGTTACAGTTTTCAATATTTATGGCCAAATTGGACGTATTTCGCAACAAAAGGGCCGATTATTTTTGGATGTCTATCAGGATTATGTGCCTTACTTTTTGCAGATTCATTCCTCCAATTATCCAAAAATGCCCCTAGATCACGCCGTGTGATCACATTTTTCATCGTCCTCTTTGTCATTGGCGCAATTCTAACACTGCTAAACCTTACCCAACTGGCATTTACAGTGATGCAATTAACAACGGGAGCGGGGTCTTTATTCGTCCTTTACTTATCCTACCGCGTGATGATAAATGGTTATAAGCCCGCTAAATATTTTGTTTATGGTTGGACGGTCTTACTGTTGGGCTCAGTAGTATTCTTACTTAAGGACTATGGCATCCTACAGTACAACGATTTTACAAGCAACGCTGTACAAATTGCTTCCGTTGTTGAAATGGCTCTATTATCATTCGGTCTAGCTTATAGTATAAATATCTTAAAAGAAGAGAAAGAAGCCTCGCAAGTCAGGGAATTAGCGATTTCATTAGAAAACGAAAGATTGATACGCGAGCAAAACATAGTGTTGGAACAGAAAGTGGATGAGCGCACACGTGAATTGACACAATCTAACGAGTCTCTACAAACCACGCTTACGCACCTGAAGGAAACACAATCTCAGCTTGTTGAGGCTGAAAAGATGGCGTCCCTTGGTCAGTTGACAGCTGGGGTTGCTCATGAAATCAATAACCCTATCAATTTTGTTACATCGAATGTTGCCCCATTAAAACGTGACATAAAGATGATCTGGGAAACACTGGAGGAAGTGGAACGTATCGCCTTTAAAGAAGGTATATCGGATACAGAAAAACAAATTCAGATCAAAAAATTTAAAGACGATCTAGATATTGATTATTTAAAAACAGAAGTGGATTTTTTATTAAAAGGTATGCACGATGGAGCTCACCGTACCGCGGAAATAGTCAAAAGTTTACGGATTTTTTCTCGTGTGGATGAGGATACATTAAAATTTGCCGATCTAAATGAGGGACTTGAATCAACGATGGTTATTCTCAATAGTCTATTGAATAACACAATAGAGGTTGATAAGATCTATGGAAATATGCCAAAAGTAGAATGTCATGCAGGTAAACTTAATCAAGTATTTCTAAATATTGTTACAAATGCTATTTATGCTGTAAATAAAAAATTCAATCATGAAGTTGGTGGAAAAATAAGTCTTGAGACCGGAGTTTATAGCGATGACAGTTCGGTTTTTATTAAAATCGTCGATAATGGTATTGGTATTCCAAAAGAAATTCATGAACGCATCTTTGAACCATTTTTTACAACGAAAGACGTTGGCGAGGGCACTGGTCTGGGAATGTCCATTGCCTACAATACTATTGCAAAACATCATGGTCGGATTGTTGTAGATTCAGAAGTGGGACAGGGTACAAGTTTTACACTAATCATTCCCATTCAACAAAATGATTAG
- a CDS encoding metal-dependent hydrolase family protein, whose amino-acid sequence MRLGQLLTLFLCIVFLQAIQGQEKQVLIENVKLIDFTSQMLTSPRYVLIKGSTIQHISASPIKAKDNDLIRIDGKGKTLMPGLIDAHVHLVFGALTMPQMMTNDLSEEFLFNTVGSSAQQMLMRGFTSVRDVGGPIFPLKAAIDKGKLLGPRIWPSGATISQTAGHGDFRTPEEKSRRFFGVVSRAERYGATFIADGRAEVLTAVRENLRFGASQIKLMAGGGTSSAYDPVDVTQYTLDEMKAAVEAAEDWGTYVTVHAYTPRAIQRAIEAGVRCIEHGQLLDEETLQLIAKNNIWLSLQNLVEDTPDMDPQRRIKRKPVIEGQEKVWPMAKKYGVKLAWGTDFLFEPDLNKLQNAFILRLQKWFTNVEIIKMVTHDNGELLQLSGLRSPYPGKLGSVEEGALADLILVDGDPLKDLKLLTDPDKNFLVIMKDGQIYKNTLQKH is encoded by the coding sequence ATGCGTCTAGGTCAATTACTAACTTTATTTCTTTGTATAGTTTTTCTACAGGCTATCCAAGGTCAGGAGAAGCAGGTTTTAATAGAAAATGTCAAACTGATTGATTTTACGAGTCAAATGCTAACTTCTCCAAGGTATGTTTTAATAAAAGGCAGCACCATTCAGCACATAAGCGCATCTCCTATTAAAGCGAAAGATAACGATCTCATTAGAATTGACGGTAAAGGCAAAACACTCATGCCGGGTTTGATTGATGCCCATGTACATCTGGTATTTGGCGCTTTGACGATGCCACAGATGATGACAAATGACTTATCGGAAGAGTTCTTGTTCAATACAGTAGGCAGTTCGGCTCAACAGATGTTAATGCGTGGTTTTACAAGCGTACGTGATGTGGGTGGTCCAATATTCCCATTAAAAGCTGCCATTGATAAGGGCAAACTTTTGGGACCAAGGATATGGCCATCTGGAGCTACAATAAGCCAGACGGCGGGGCATGGTGACTTTCGTACGCCTGAGGAAAAATCACGTCGCTTTTTTGGAGTAGTCTCTCGTGCAGAACGATATGGTGCCACATTTATCGCCGACGGGCGTGCAGAGGTATTGACTGCAGTGAGAGAAAATTTGAGATTTGGAGCGAGTCAAATTAAACTTATGGCAGGCGGAGGCACCTCTTCTGCATACGATCCAGTAGATGTAACCCAATATACCCTTGACGAGATGAAAGCGGCAGTGGAAGCGGCAGAAGATTGGGGAACCTATGTCACCGTACATGCATATACACCAAGAGCGATTCAAAGAGCGATCGAAGCTGGCGTAAGATGTATCGAACATGGACAATTGCTTGACGAAGAAACGTTGCAGCTAATCGCAAAAAACAATATATGGCTAAGTTTACAAAATCTTGTGGAAGATACGCCGGATATGGATCCGCAACGAAGAATTAAGCGTAAGCCTGTCATAGAAGGTCAGGAAAAAGTATGGCCTATGGCTAAAAAATATGGCGTAAAACTAGCTTGGGGTACAGATTTCCTTTTTGAACCTGATCTGAATAAATTGCAGAATGCTTTTATATTGCGACTTCAAAAGTGGTTTACAAATGTCGAAATCATTAAAATGGTTACACACGATAATGGTGAACTTCTACAGCTTTCAGGATTAAGAAGTCCATATCCGGGCAAACTAGGAAGTGTTGAGGAAGGCGCGCTGGCAGATCTCATCCTTGTTGATGGCGATCCGCTCAAGGATCTAAAGCTGTTGACAGATCCAGATAAAAACTTTTTGGTAATTATGAAAGATGGTCAGATTTATAAAAATACCCTGCAGAAACATTAA
- a CDS encoding phosphatase PAP2 family protein, translating into MGKFLVYQFRRVYAANPAFFVFFSIWVVLLTFLVAFVPKNDSFHFINSHHAFWADILFTIYTYFGDGLFVIAVFIAYCCMQQWNCARAILGTYIFSGVICCMLKNLFHVNRPASVFHGDPTFHVVSWLPVAYFNSFPSGHTTSAFAMSATIAIVSKNRSFGILTFVFAALTAYSRVYLGQHFLIDVWFGSMLGTVTACIYLLAMPYVLKSKRMSFSLRFLQVKF; encoded by the coding sequence ATGGGAAAATTTTTAGTATACCAATTTAGAAGGGTATATGCAGCTAATCCTGCTTTTTTTGTTTTCTTTTCCATTTGGGTGGTTCTATTGACCTTTTTGGTGGCTTTTGTTCCCAAGAATGATTCGTTTCATTTTATAAACTCACACCACGCTTTTTGGGCCGATATTCTCTTTACCATCTACACCTATTTTGGGGATGGTCTGTTTGTTATCGCTGTTTTTATTGCTTACTGCTGTATGCAGCAATGGAATTGTGCTCGAGCTATACTCGGTACATATATCTTTTCGGGCGTCATCTGCTGTATGCTTAAAAATCTTTTCCATGTGAATAGGCCGGCCAGCGTATTTCATGGAGATCCAACATTCCATGTCGTCTCTTGGCTGCCTGTAGCCTACTTCAATTCGTTTCCTTCAGGCCATACAACTTCAGCCTTTGCGATGTCAGCTACGATAGCAATTGTCTCAAAAAATAGATCTTTTGGGATTCTTACCTTTGTTTTTGCGGCATTAACTGCATACTCCCGTGTGTATTTGGGGCAGCATTTTTTGATAGATGTATGGTTTGGCTCGATGTTGGGCACGGTTACGGCTTGCATTTATCTGCTGGCAATGCCCTATGTTTTAAAAAGTAAACGCATGTCATTTAGCCTACGATTTCTTCAGGTCAAGTTTTAA
- a CDS encoding methyltransferase domain-containing protein, which produces MDNKHYNAGYLMDTGDFLKQLKIHSYTPFNSIKEGVVVDLGCGTGMDAINLANMLGDNVLVVGLDHDNNLIEHAKSSAANIKNVDFVQGEVYNLSFADNSISGIRMERVVQHLSEAKKMFAEVHRVLIEGKPLVIVETIWNSLTFYSKHVSIEAKICHYLTDEKVNNGWAGNKLTSDLLIEGFKHVELQTFCMVARSKEEANRYLFLDKILLEMVEKEQLSTAEMEEFQKTLDQADEAGCFLVSMNLVIAEAKK; this is translated from the coding sequence ATGGACAATAAGCATTATAATGCCGGATACTTGATGGATACCGGTGATTTTCTTAAACAATTGAAAATACATTCATACACTCCTTTTAATTCGATTAAAGAGGGTGTGGTTGTCGATCTTGGTTGTGGCACTGGAATGGATGCCATCAACTTGGCGAACATGCTGGGTGATAATGTACTAGTCGTTGGTTTAGATCATGATAACAACCTAATAGAGCATGCGAAATCAAGCGCTGCAAACATAAAAAATGTGGACTTCGTTCAAGGTGAGGTTTACAACCTTAGCTTTGCAGACAATTCCATCTCCGGTATTAGAATGGAACGCGTTGTACAACATCTATCGGAAGCAAAAAAAATGTTTGCCGAGGTTCACCGTGTTTTGATTGAGGGCAAACCTCTGGTTATCGTTGAGACCATCTGGAATAGTCTGACATTCTATAGCAAACACGTGAGTATTGAGGCAAAAATATGCCATTATTTGACCGATGAAAAAGTTAATAATGGCTGGGCCGGAAATAAATTAACCTCAGATCTATTAATAGAAGGTTTTAAACATGTAGAATTGCAAACATTTTGTATGGTGGCCCGCTCGAAAGAGGAAGCTAATCGTTATCTATTTTTAGATAAAATCCTTTTAGAAATGGTAGAAAAAGAGCAATTGAGCACCGCCGAGATGGAGGAATTTCAAAAAACATTGGATCAAGCTGACGAAGCTGGCTGCTTCCTTGTCTCTATGAATTTAGTTATCGCCGAAGCAAAAAAATAG
- a CDS encoding S41 family peptidase, with protein sequence MIKKLFLSILLGFAGTASVIAQQPIFLSHPTLSPDGKEMVFSYEGDLWKVGSQGGVAVRLTGMEGNEINPRISPDGKWLAFSANQNGNMDIYVMPLTGGDIRQLTYHDASDEVDSWSWDSKSLYFTSSRYNRMSAFQVALNGGTATRLFPHIFNYISNVVPTPSGELLFNDSWEGYSSANRKRYKGAFNPDIKSYNPKTKVFQQYTDYVGKDFWPTVDQEGNIFYVSDESNGEYNLYQIAGKSKTQLTSFPESIKRPFVAADGSKVAFEKGYQLYIYDVNEKKTTQPSIALNRNQVLGKLKEFNISGNISNFDVSPDGKKMAFVSRGELFVSDIEGKFVRQMPRQGERVMEVKWLKDSKTLLFSQTYQGYQNWFSRSADGKGEIRQLTQDLRNNRDIAFNTDRTKAVYLSGRDEVRTLDLVSLKSQTVVRDEIWAFQNSSPSFSPDGNYLLFTAIRNFEQDIFVHNLRNGQSTNLTNTGVTEAAPYWSPDGKYIYFASNRTKPSYPTGMQNSSIFRMALTNFDQPYRSAKFDELFLTPTKKDTVASNTSPSKKDNVTKDKKKADTNKVKPATAPAAEPKNTVLVQLDLEGLRDRIEQVSPAFGTQSDPLVIQKGGKSYLFYSSNHEGKYSAYRTVYELFTPSKTEKVADGGMGQFVEAAGKYFVLSRGTIQKYNLDLNKLDAVTMSFKFNRDLEKEFSQMFYETWANLEENYYDSHFHGVDWVAVKKRYEQYLPGINDRTDLRILLNDMLGELNSSHLGFSSMGQEERKPFGFVTNEIGVLYNATHPYKVSYIVPNGPAAKKEVDIREGDVLVAINGTKLNTQADRDNYFTWPSLEEEIQLTLDRKGKEIQTNIRPVSSAAFKDLLYDQWIRDNRSRVDQLSGSKIAYTHMKNMSDSELQRFLIDMAEQENNKQGIILDLRYNTGGNVHDEVLRFLSQRPYLKWQYRGGKRAPQSNFAPAAKPIVLLINEQSLSDAEMTAAGFKALKLGKIIGNETYRWIIFTSAKGLVDGSNYRLPSWGCYTLDGQDLEQTGVAPDILVKNTVQDRMENKDPQLERAIKEILDNIK encoded by the coding sequence ATGATAAAAAAACTATTTTTAAGTATACTACTGGGCTTTGCTGGAACAGCTTCTGTTATTGCCCAGCAACCCATATTTCTGTCTCATCCGACACTAAGTCCCGATGGTAAAGAAATGGTATTTAGCTACGAAGGCGACCTTTGGAAAGTGGGGAGTCAAGGCGGTGTTGCTGTTCGGCTGACGGGAATGGAAGGAAACGAGATCAATCCGCGCATTTCTCCGGATGGAAAATGGCTGGCATTCTCGGCCAATCAAAATGGTAATATGGACATCTATGTGATGCCGCTGACGGGTGGAGATATTCGTCAGCTTACTTATCACGATGCTTCGGATGAAGTGGACAGCTGGAGCTGGGATAGTAAATCACTTTATTTTACCTCATCCCGTTACAATAGAATGAGTGCCTTTCAGGTTGCTTTGAATGGCGGGACGGCAACAAGATTGTTTCCCCATATCTTTAATTATATCAGCAACGTGGTGCCAACACCCTCAGGCGAATTATTGTTCAATGACAGCTGGGAAGGTTATAGTTCAGCCAACCGCAAACGCTATAAAGGAGCTTTCAATCCTGATATCAAATCCTATAATCCCAAAACAAAAGTTTTTCAACAATATACGGATTATGTAGGCAAAGATTTTTGGCCGACAGTAGACCAAGAAGGCAACATATTCTACGTGTCCGACGAAAGCAATGGTGAGTACAATCTCTACCAGATCGCTGGAAAATCGAAAACCCAGTTAACGTCTTTCCCTGAATCCATCAAGCGCCCTTTCGTTGCTGCTGACGGCAGTAAAGTGGCATTTGAAAAGGGCTATCAGCTCTATATTTACGATGTCAATGAGAAGAAAACAACACAACCTAGCATCGCACTGAACCGTAATCAAGTACTGGGAAAACTGAAAGAGTTTAACATTTCGGGTAACATCAGTAATTTCGATGTTTCTCCAGACGGGAAGAAGATGGCATTTGTATCCCGTGGCGAGCTGTTCGTTTCGGATATCGAAGGCAAATTTGTGCGCCAGATGCCAAGGCAGGGCGAGCGCGTTATGGAAGTTAAATGGCTCAAAGACAGTAAAACGCTCCTCTTTAGCCAAACTTATCAAGGGTATCAAAACTGGTTTTCGCGCAGTGCAGATGGTAAAGGTGAGATCAGGCAATTGACGCAAGATCTGCGCAACAACCGTGATATTGCATTTAACACAGATAGAACAAAAGCGGTATACCTCAGTGGCCGTGATGAAGTTCGTACATTGGATTTAGTAAGTTTGAAAAGCCAGACAGTGGTTAGAGATGAAATCTGGGCATTTCAAAATTCTTCACCTTCATTTTCTCCGGACGGGAATTATCTTTTGTTCACGGCTATACGCAATTTTGAACAAGATATCTTTGTGCATAATCTGAGAAATGGGCAATCGACAAATTTGACAAATACAGGTGTTACGGAGGCTGCACCATATTGGTCTCCTGATGGTAAATACATTTATTTTGCGAGCAATAGAACCAAACCGTCCTACCCTACCGGTATGCAAAACTCAAGTATTTTCCGGATGGCATTGACCAATTTCGATCAGCCTTATCGTAGCGCAAAGTTTGATGAACTATTTTTGACGCCTACAAAGAAAGATACGGTTGCAAGTAACACCAGTCCATCTAAGAAGGATAATGTCACGAAGGATAAGAAGAAGGCTGATACCAATAAGGTTAAACCAGCTACAGCTCCGGCTGCCGAACCAAAGAATACTGTTTTGGTTCAATTGGATTTGGAAGGATTGCGTGATCGGATTGAGCAAGTCAGCCCGGCATTTGGAACACAATCCGATCCATTAGTGATACAAAAAGGAGGTAAATCTTATTTGTTCTACTCATCCAATCACGAAGGGAAATATAGTGCATATCGTACCGTATATGAATTGTTTACTCCATCTAAAACCGAGAAGGTCGCTGACGGAGGCATGGGCCAATTTGTAGAAGCTGCTGGTAAATACTTCGTATTGAGCCGGGGAACAATTCAGAAATATAACCTGGATCTGAATAAACTTGATGCAGTCACAATGAGTTTTAAATTCAATCGGGATCTTGAGAAGGAATTCAGTCAAATGTTTTATGAAACATGGGCCAATCTGGAGGAAAATTACTACGATAGTCACTTTCATGGGGTAGATTGGGTAGCTGTTAAGAAGAGGTATGAACAGTATCTTCCTGGGATAAACGATCGGACAGATTTGCGTATTCTATTAAATGATATGTTGGGTGAACTCAATTCTTCGCATTTGGGTTTTAGTTCAATGGGGCAGGAAGAACGTAAACCGTTTGGTTTTGTAACGAATGAAATCGGTGTACTTTATAATGCCACTCACCCCTACAAGGTTAGCTATATTGTTCCAAATGGCCCGGCTGCAAAAAAAGAGGTTGATATTCGAGAAGGGGATGTCCTCGTTGCTATCAACGGAACAAAATTAAACACACAGGCCGACCGAGATAATTATTTTACCTGGCCTTCTTTGGAGGAAGAGATCCAATTGACCCTCGATCGCAAGGGAAAGGAAATCCAGACAAATATTCGCCCGGTATCAAGTGCAGCTTTTAAAGATCTGCTTTATGACCAATGGATTAGAGACAATCGCAGCCGGGTGGACCAGTTGAGCGGGAGCAAGATTGCTTATACCCATATGAAGAACATGTCTGATAGCGAGTTGCAACGCTTTTTGATTGACATGGCTGAGCAGGAGAACAACAAACAGGGGATTATTTTAGACTTAAGGTATAATACAGGAGGAAATGTTCATGATGAAGTTTTAAGGTTCTTGTCTCAGCGTCCTTACCTGAAATGGCAATATCGTGGCGGTAAGCGTGCACCACAAAGTAATTTTGCACCGGCAGCCAAACCGATTGTCCTGTTAATTAATGAGCAATCTTTGAGCGATGCAGAAATGACCGCAGCGGGCTTTAAGGCATTAAAACTGGGTAAAATCATTGGTAACGAGACCTATCGTTGGATTATCTTTACGTCAGCAAAAGGTTTAGTTGACGGATCAAACTATCGACTTCCTTCTTGGGGATGTTACACCCTGGATGGTCAGGATCTCGAGCAAACTGGAGTTGCGCCGGATATCCTTGTGAAAAATACAGTCCAGGATCGGATGGAAAATAAAGACCCGCAATTGGAAAGAGCAATTAAGGAAATTCTTGATAATATAAAATAA
- a CDS encoding response regulator: MEDKKISILYVDDEENNLFSFKATFRLKYTVFTAISGADAIDIVKNNQIHIIITDQRMPEMTGVEFLEQIIKINAAPMRILLTGYTDMAAVVDAVNKGKIFHYLNKPWSEEELDQTIQRAYDVYAERQKIVETNSQLETSNDQLEFLLRQKLLS; encoded by the coding sequence ATGGAAGACAAGAAGATTTCGATATTGTACGTTGATGATGAAGAAAACAATTTGTTTTCTTTTAAAGCGACATTTCGACTAAAGTATACCGTATTTACCGCCATAAGTGGCGCTGATGCAATCGATATTGTCAAAAACAATCAAATACACATTATTATTACGGATCAACGTATGCCAGAAATGACAGGTGTAGAGTTTTTGGAGCAGATTATCAAAATTAATGCCGCCCCTATGCGTATTCTTTTGACAGGATATACGGACATGGCTGCTGTTGTGGACGCTGTTAATAAAGGAAAAATCTTTCATTATCTCAATAAGCCTTGGAGTGAAGAGGAGCTTGATCAGACGATTCAGCGCGCTTATGATGTATATGCAGAACGCCAAAAGATTGTGGAGACAAATTCTCAACTAGAGACTTCTAACGACCAATTGGAATTTTTGTTACGCCAAAAGCTACTTTCGTAA
- a CDS encoding MFS transporter, with product MDATLTHSEEELYKKRNRIRIAVSLFFFCQGIAFASWASRIPIIKAHLKLSEGQLGTILLMLPVGQLATMALSGKLVTKYGSASVLRIVPIAYALVLCSIPFAQNAWQLGGILLLFGVSGNMCNISVNTQGVATEQIFKKSIMTSFHGAWSIAGFTGALVGLLTMNFGLNTLSHFLLILIIVIGNTLINHKYLVPGKSPQKEKRSFFAKPEGGLLQLGIIGFFSMATEGAMFDWSGVYFKEIVQAPEKFVVVGYASFMIMMATGRFVGDAVIRKLGRKRTLQYSGLLMFIGMMTSVIYPEFIICTLAFMLVGIGVACNVPSIYSLAGQNKNVPSGVALAMVSSISYLGFLMGPPLIGYIAEAFSLRYSYGIFACFGLLMFFMVGRLSLFKETSPA from the coding sequence ATGGACGCAACGTTAACTCACTCAGAAGAAGAACTTTATAAGAAGCGAAATCGTATAAGAATCGCGGTTTCACTTTTCTTTTTTTGCCAGGGAATTGCGTTTGCATCCTGGGCAAGTCGCATTCCAATTATTAAAGCACATCTCAAATTAAGTGAAGGGCAATTAGGTACCATATTACTAATGCTCCCCGTGGGGCAACTCGCCACGATGGCACTCTCAGGAAAGCTGGTCACAAAATATGGTAGCGCCAGTGTATTACGCATTGTACCCATTGCCTATGCGCTGGTATTATGTTCTATACCGTTTGCACAGAATGCCTGGCAATTGGGAGGTATATTGCTTCTATTCGGGGTAAGCGGTAATATGTGTAATATTTCGGTTAATACGCAAGGAGTTGCCACCGAACAGATTTTTAAAAAATCGATTATGACCTCTTTTCACGGCGCTTGGAGCATCGCAGGCTTTACTGGAGCTTTAGTCGGTTTATTGACGATGAACTTTGGACTGAATACGCTCTCCCATTTCTTACTCATATTAATCATTGTCATCGGGAATACGTTAATCAACCACAAGTATCTGGTGCCAGGAAAATCTCCCCAAAAAGAAAAACGCAGTTTCTTCGCTAAACCAGAAGGCGGACTACTTCAACTCGGTATTATTGGCTTTTTCAGTATGGCAACAGAGGGAGCAATGTTTGACTGGAGTGGGGTATATTTTAAAGAAATCGTACAAGCGCCCGAAAAATTCGTTGTCGTTGGATACGCTTCTTTTATGATCATGATGGCCACAGGTCGTTTTGTTGGCGATGCAGTCATCCGTAAATTAGGTCGAAAAAGAACGCTACAATACAGTGGACTGTTAATGTTCATCGGAATGATGACCTCGGTTATTTATCCTGAATTTATCATCTGTACCTTAGCATTTATGTTGGTAGGTATAGGCGTAGCTTGCAACGTTCCTTCGATCTATAGCCTTGCCGGACAAAACAAAAATGTTCCTTCTGGCGTAGCTTTAGCCATGGTTTCAAGCATCAGTTACCTAGGATTTTTAATGGGGCCACCTTTAATTGGCTATATTGCCGAAGCGTTTAGCCTGCGCTATTCCTACGGTATTTTTGCCTGCTTCGGCCTTTTAATGTTTTTTATGGTAGGGCGGCTCTCTTTATTTAAAGAAACAAGCCCCGCCTAA
- a CDS encoding hybrid sensor histidine kinase/response regulator, which translates to MQSEFEILYIDDEANNLVSFKANFRYDYTIYTASNTTEAEKILHTHPDIRIIFCDQRMPDEMGIDFLHRIKKDFPKPIRILLTAYANMETVIEAVNKGHIFRFVRKPWMNEEIVSAIEEANKFYVANSMLEVKNRELQKAYDELDKFAYSVSHDLRDPLTGVLSAVKLGLEFDSVDRIHELLSLMDNSLVSLDAYIDSLRDYYLLRRGELLLSEINFEELFGNIRQFYSMYTQNKDVAFEILVDQKETFNGDKALLELILHNLLSNAFKYQSKGQENQFVKLSVLVSERKAKIVVSDNGIGISPEYVDDIFKLFFRASDQAKGMGFGLYNVQNALLKLQGKIEVQSQPDQGTTFTVVIPSK; encoded by the coding sequence ATGCAGAGTGAGTTTGAAATACTATATATCGATGACGAAGCCAACAATTTAGTTAGCTTTAAAGCGAACTTTAGATACGATTATACGATCTATACAGCATCGAACACAACTGAAGCTGAAAAGATACTTCATACTCATCCGGATATCCGTATTATCTTCTGCGATCAGCGTATGCCTGATGAGATGGGCATTGATTTTTTACACCGCATCAAAAAAGACTTCCCAAAGCCAATCCGTATTCTTCTAACAGCTTATGCCAATATGGAAACTGTAATTGAAGCAGTCAATAAAGGACATATATTTAGATTTGTTCGCAAACCCTGGATGAATGAAGAGATTGTTTCCGCTATAGAAGAGGCAAATAAATTTTATGTTGCAAACTCCATGCTTGAGGTAAAAAATCGCGAGCTACAAAAAGCTTATGATGAATTAGATAAGTTTGCTTATAGCGTTAGCCACGATCTTCGTGATCCATTGACCGGAGTTCTTTCCGCCGTGAAACTTGGGCTGGAGTTTGACAGCGTAGATCGAATTCATGAGTTGCTATCGCTAATGGATAACTCATTAGTTAGTTTAGATGCTTATATTGACAGCTTACGTGACTATTATTTACTAAGAAGAGGTGAGCTACTCCTGTCCGAGATAAATTTTGAAGAGCTCTTTGGCAATATACGTCAATTTTATAGCATGTATACGCAAAACAAAGATGTAGCCTTTGAAATTTTAGTGGATCAAAAGGAAACTTTTAATGGAGACAAGGCGCTTCTTGAACTCATTTTACATAATCTTCTTTCTAATGCTTTTAAATACCAAAGTAAGGGGCAAGAGAATCAGTTTGTCAAGCTTTCTGTTTTGGTATCAGAACGTAAAGCGAAAATAGTTGTGAGCGACAATGGAATAGGGATCTCGCCAGAGTATGTTGACGATATATTCAAACTATTCTTCAGAGCTAGTGATCAAGCTAAAGGGATGGGATTTGGACTCTATAATGTTCAAAATGCACTCTTGAAGCTCCAGGGAAAAATTGAAGTGCAATCACAACCCGATCAAGGAACGACCTTTACAGTCGTCATACCGAGCAAATAA